ATATAGGCGACTACCCCACCCACAATACCAGTAAAAAATGTCAATACAACTGTGAGGAGTCTTATAAGAGTGGGATCAATCCCAAAATACTCACCTATTCCTCCGCATACGCCACCGACTTTTTTATTTGTATCAGAAAGGTATATCCTTCTATTCATCTAAATCCCCTCTTTCACTATCAGTCTGTATAAATTTCTTTTCACTTTAATTATACTGATAGTGATCAAATATGT
Above is a genomic segment from Clostridia bacterium containing:
- a CDS encoding PspC domain-containing protein is translated as MNRRIYLSDTNKKVGGVCGGIGEYFGIDPTLIRLLTVVLTFFTGIVGGVVAYIVAWAIIPQSPKF